In Harpia harpyja isolate bHarHar1 chromosome Z, bHarHar1 primary haplotype, whole genome shotgun sequence, a single window of DNA contains:
- the LMAN1 gene encoding protein ERGIC-53 isoform X3 encodes MAARAQWGGLAAALLAGALFAFGRLPFALGQAAAAGGSAAAAAAAAAAALPHRRFEYKYSFKGPHLVQADGTVPFWVHTGNAIPSADQIRITTSLKSQRGSVWTKTKSIFEYWEVEVTFRVTGRGRIGADGLAVWFTEEQGLEGPVFGAADKWNGVGIFFDSFDNDGKKNNPGVIVVGNNGKLLYDHQNDGSTQALASCQRDFRNKPYPVRVRITYYQKTLTVLINNGFTPDKDDYEFCAKVEDMALPSQGYFGISAATGGLADDHDVLSFLTFQLTEPGKEVPTPEAEIPQKDKEKYQEEFEHFQQELDKKKEEFQKEHPDVQGQPAAEDLFETVSDRELRQIFEGQNRIHLEIKQLNRQLDMILDEQRRYVSAVTDEIAKRGAGFPSQQGQVSQQEIETVVKTQEEVIRQVNEISSVFFEF; translated from the exons ATGGCGGCGCGCGCGCAGTGGGGCGGCTTGGCGGCGGCCCTCCTCGCCGGTGCCCTGTTCGCCTTTGGCCGCCTGCCGTTCGCCCtcgggcaggcggcggcggcgggaggctcggcggcggcggcggcggcggcggcagcagctgctctgccgCACCGCCGCTTTGAGTATAAGTACAGCTTCAAGGGGCCGCACCTGGTGCAGGCGGATGGGACGGTGCCGTTCTGGGTGCACACGGGCA ATGCCATACCAAGTGCAGATCAGATTCGTATAACAACGTCTTTGAAAAGCCAAAGAGGGTCAGTGTGGACAAAAACCAAGTCAATATTTGAATACTGGGAAGTCGAAGTGACCTTTCGAGTTACAGGAAGAGGCCGCATTGGAGCTGATGGACTG GCAGTCTGGTTTACAGAAGAGCAAGGCTTGGAAGGTCCTGTTTTCGGGGCAGCTGATAAGTGGAATGGTGTTGGAATTTTCTTTGATTCCTTTGACAATGATGGAAAG aaaaacAATCCTGGAGTGATTGTTGTAGGCAACAATGGAAAACTTCTGTATGACCATCAGAA TGATGGTTCAACGCAAGCATTGGCATCCTGTCAGAGGGACTTCCGTAACAAGCCCTATCCTGTTCGAGTAAGGATAACATACTACCAAAAAACATTGACT GTATTAATTAACAATGGCTTTACTCCGGATAAAGACGACTATGAATTTTGTGCAAAAGTGGAAGATATGGCGTTGCCATCACAAGGATATTTTGGAATATCTGCAGCAACAGGGGGCCTTGCAG ATGATCATGATGTCCTGTCTTTTCTGACCTTCCAGTTGACTGAGCCTGGGAAGGAAGTA CCAACACCAGAGGCAGAAATTCCTCAAAAAGATAAAGAGAAGTATCAAGAAGAGTTTGAACACTTTCAACAAGAATtggataaaaagaaagaagaatttcaaAAGGAACATCCTGATGTGCAAGGACAGCCAG CAGCGGAGGATCTTTTTGAAACTGTAAGTGATCGTGAACTGAGGCAAATCTTTGAGGGGCAGAATCGAATTCATCTTGAAATCAAACAGCTTAATAGGCAATTGGACATGATTTTGGATGAGCAGAGGAGATACGTCTCTGCAGTCACAGATGAGATTGCTAAAAGAGGAGCTGGTTTTCCAAGTCAACAAGGacag GTTTCCCAGCAAGAGATTGAGACAGTTGTGAAAACTCAAGAAGAGGTCATTAGACAAGTAAATGAAATAAG